The sequence CACTCTATTAGTATTACGACAGCCATGGCGATCGTGGTGGCCACGGATATTGGTGCGGAAAATAACGACAATTTAGACGCGCTCAATCAGCGCGTCAATGGCTATACTCGTAAACTATATGTGATGAACCCAACCATTAATGATTTAAACAGTCGGGTAAAGGTATTGGCTGGTGAGATCGACTATTATAAGCAACCAAATATTGGCTCAACATCGATTGTGATACCGAAGATGCCGATGGTAGAAGGAGTGCTGGCGCAGCTGATACCCTCCGCACCGCAAGTGACAGCCCATGTTATTTACAATACATTGGTGACCGTTATTCATCGCGCCAATAAACGCATTCGCATTACCACACCGTATTTTGTACCTGACGAGGCGCTCTCGGGAGCATTAACGATCGCTGCCAAACGCGGGGTTGAGGTGACGCTGATTGTCCCGGAAAAGGTGGATTCATTTCTTGTACAGCATGCGTCACAAGCCTATTATCAAGAGCTGCTCGAGGCAGGCGTGACGATTGCCTTGTTTAAGGGTGGTCTGTTGCATACCAAAACAGTGGTTATCGATGAGGATTATTGTTTATTTGGTACTGTAAACATCGATATGCGCAGTTTTTATCTAAATATGGAAGTGAGCTTGGCCATTTATACACCAGAGATGGTCGCTCAAGTCGCTGATTGCCAAGAAGTCTACTTACAAAGTTGCCGTTTTTTGAGTTTAGAGCAGTGGCAACAGCGCCATGGTGCAGAGCGTTTATTTGATAATGTGGTACGCTTATTTAGTCCTTTATTGTAGCATTTTCGATTT is a genomic window of Psychrobacter cibarius containing:
- a CDS encoding cardiolipin synthase, coding for MTLRVVSVQRNIGVSIAWIAVLYTLPLFGFIAYILLGEPMIGRRYRQRVDQASLLMDDMARRENLVFDQGQELLPANYRGVSQIGTRWTGLGVFPNHNMQLLTDPHTIFQRLIEDINAAQSIILMEFYIVYPKGQVLEVIEALSAAAQRGIECHILADSVGSFSFFNSSAHRTLEKAGVFVHQSLPVGLFKTLFKRSDLRNHRKIIVIDEHIGYIGSFNLVDPRFFKQNKNVGQWIDVAIRTTSQHSISITTAMAIVVATDIGAENNDNLDALNQRVNGYTRKLYVMNPTINDLNSRVKVLAGEIDYYKQPNIGSTSIVIPKMPMVEGVLAQLIPSAPQVTAHVIYNTLVTVIHRANKRIRITTPYFVPDEALSGALTIAAKRGVEVTLIVPEKVDSFLVQHASQAYYQELLEAGVTIALFKGGLLHTKTVVIDEDYCLFGTVNIDMRSFYLNMEVSLAIYTPEMVAQVADCQEVYLQSCRFLSLEQWQQRHGAERLFDNVVRLFSPLL